From the Bacteroidota bacterium genome, the window TCACTCCACCAATAATCACCACCCCGACAAGCAGCGCCAGCGCAATGCCGCTGATTGCAAACGGGATCCCGAAATCACTATTAAGCGCCAACGCGATGGAGTTCGATTGCGCCATGTTGCCGCTGCCCATTGTTGCCATCAAAATAACCGCAATGGAAAACCAGAGGGCGAGAAGCTTTCCAAGTTTTTTCTGCTTCAAGCCGTCACGCAAGTAATACATTGCGCCGCCGCTGTATGTTCCGTCGGCTGTCTTTATTCTGTATTTCAGTCCCAACATTCCTTCGGCATACTTCGTTGCCATCCCGAACACGGCCGTCATCCACATCCAGAACGGAGCGCCTGGTCCGCCGCTTGCAATTGCCGTGGCAACGCCCGCGATGTTTCCGTTCCCCACGGTTGCAGCAAGGGCCGTCATAAGTGCTTGAAATGGAGTGATGTCTCCTGTACGCCCCTCCATTTCCTTCTTGCTTCTCCCGAGAAGCATAAACCGCATTGCAAGTCCTAATCTTCTCACTTGGATAAATCCGGTCTGAAACGACATGTAGATCCCGGTTCCCGCAAGCAGAAGAATGACAAAGGGCCACCAGATGTTTCCCGCGATGATTGACGTGATATGGAGAAGGCTGTCAAGAAGTTCTGTCATGCTAACTCCGTTGTTTGTAAGGATTGTGTTGGAAAGCTGTTGGGCGTGTGGCTACCATGATACTGGAATACATGCTCAGAGTCAATGAAGAGCCACGCAATGAACTTCCGGAGTGAACTTGAAACTTTCCTTGCTTTTCAATATCTTAAGTACAAGAAATTATCTTTTCAGGATGATAACGGAACTTGAAAGTGAACATGGTTGTTTAGGATTGAAAGTGCGTGAAGTGCGAGGCTGAAGCCTCAATTTTTTTGATTCTAAATAGGACTTAACAAGTCGGAGTTCGATGGTACGGCTGTCAAAAAAGGTTGAATACGGGTTGATCGCCATTCGGCACATTGCCGCAAATCCGGCTGATGTTGTTACGGCGAAGGAGATCGCCGAAAAGTATCAAATACCGTATGAGCTTCTTGCAAAAGTGTTGCAGCGGCTTTCGCGTGAGGGATTGATTAGTTCACAGCAGGGTGTTCGCGGCGGCTACTCATTAACCAGGAATCCGAATGAGATTTCCGTTTCCATGATCATTAATGCGATCGAAGGCAATAACCTTGCCATTGCCCAGTGCATGACGGAGGGTCCTGAAAGCTGTGATGTGTTCAACGTCTGCACAATAAAATCTCCGCTTTCGAAAGTCCAGGCAAATATAGAACACGCATTTGACACAATGACGCTGGCGCAGATAGTATGAAAGAACTACGCTTGCCGATATATCTTGACAATCATTCAACAACGCAGGTCGATCCCCGTGTCGTTGAGGCGATGCTGCCGTATTTTTCCGAACAATACGGCAATGCGGCAAGCAAACAGCACGAATTCGGCTGGCGGGCTGAAGCGGCTGTCGAAGCAGCGCGAAAGACGATTGCAAGACTGGTTGGGGCAGAGAAGAGCGAAATCGTGTTTACGAGCGGTGCAACAGAATCCATCAATCTCGCTTTGAAAGGGATTGCAGAGGCGTACCTAAGCAAGGGCAATCACATCATCACCGCTTCAACGGAACACAAGGCGGTTCTTGATACATGCAAGCGGCTTGAGAAGTACGGCTTTCAAATCACAGTTCTTCCAGTCGACCAGTACGGGTTTGTTTCCATTGAAGATGTGGAGAAGGCCATCACCGAAAAGACAATCGTGGTCAGT encodes:
- a CDS encoding sodium:alanine symporter family protein, producing the protein MTELLDSLLHITSIIAGNIWWPFVILLLAGTGIYMSFQTGFIQVRRLGLAMRFMLLGRSKKEMEGRTGDITPFQALMTALAATVGNGNIAGVATAIASGGPGAPFWMWMTAVFGMATKYAEGMLGLKYRIKTADGTYSGGAMYYLRDGLKQKKLGKLLALWFSIAVILMATMGSGNMAQSNSIALALNSDFGIPFAISGIALALLVGVVIIGGVKRIAAVAERLVPSMIVLYMGAGLYVILTNVLIIPDIIMVVLKSALTNEAMVGGFLGHTVKEAIRFGVARGTLSNESGIGSCS
- a CDS encoding Rrf2 family transcriptional regulator, with translation MVRLSKKVEYGLIAIRHIAANPADVVTAKEIAEKYQIPYELLAKVLQRLSREGLISSQQGVRGGYSLTRNPNEISVSMIINAIEGNNLAIAQCMTEGPESCDVFNVCTIKSPLSKVQANIEHAFDTMTLAQIV